One part of the Anopheles merus strain MAF chromosome 3L, AmerM5.1, whole genome shotgun sequence genome encodes these proteins:
- the LOC121598679 gene encoding ceramide phosphoethanolamine synthase: MVGPSSQVSKILLSLLFLLIAFFAWMDVNLYIRIQDYPIRDTDPFLLAANSTLLKPASAGSHPSTVTSPLLAASSSMPLQLNRHIVRYEDVAWVNCDLNPLCDVTVKAMMLDHTNHYLFAPIATIVDNVAGFSQGDLVTPNMISFFHVFVAIAAGRMIASDSLGYRRIGVVLFQFRTFLDDLDGHVARAKKHIRGERSDIGSAGYYIDGICDGLGCIALMIGVFVFLKNNPPRRGYTQLQSIIPVSESKSGSESGVIYKVKVTTKKVARKVLCYTGMLVLSSTGWNRYIAIYQDMLERENVTPAQYLHQESVFRSTGFFVIAWLWRIFNVHALLHFLLLSVFCDKLWEYLRMIQYAGYVALLVIISFAEMHLLGVQTFIYKSLTVNNTSL, translated from the coding sequence ATGGTGGGTCCGAGTTCGCAGGTCAGCAAGATActgctgtcgctgctgttTCTGCTCATCGCGTTCTTCGCCTGGATGGACGTGAACCTGTACATTCGCATCCAGGACTATCCGATCCGGGACACCGATCCGTTCCTGCTGGCCGCCAACAGCACACTGCTGAAGCCCGCCTCCGCCGGTAGCCACCCGAGCACGGTCACCTCACCCCTGCTTGCCGCGTCCTCCTCGATGCCGCTGCAACTGAACCGACACATCGTGCGGTACGAAGATGTGGCCTGGGTCAACTGTGACCTGAACCCGCTCTGTGACGTCACCGTCAAAGCGATGATGCTGGACCACACGAACCACTACCTGTTCGCACCGATCGCGACGATCGTCGACAATGTGGCCGGCTTTTCCCAGGGCGATCTGGTCACCCCGAACATGATCTCCTTTTTCCACGTGTTCGTCGCGATCGCGGCCGGCCGGATGATTGCGTCCGATTCGCTCGGCTACCGGCGGATCGGGGTGGTGCTGTTCCAGTTCCGCACCTTTCTGGACGATCTGGACGGGCATGTGGCGCGGGCGAAGAAGCACATCCGCGGCGAACGGTCGGACATTGGTTCGGCGGGCTACTACATCGACGGGATCTGCGACGGGCTCGGGTGCATTGCGCTGATGATTGgggtgtttgtgtttctgAAAAACAATCCACCCAGACGGGGGTACACCCAGCTGCAGTCGATCATACCGGTGTCGGAGTCGAAGTCCGGGTCCGAGTCGGGCGTCATTTACAAGGTCAAGGTAACGACGAAGAAGGTCGCCCGGAAGGTGCTGTGCTACACCGGCATGCTGGTGCTCAGCTCGACCGGCTGGAACCGGTACATCGCGATCTACCAGGATATGCTCGAGCGGGAGAACGTGACGCCGGCCCAGTACCTGCACCAGGAGTCGGTGTTCCGGTCGACCGGGTTCTTCGTGATTGCCTGGCTGTGGCGCATCTTTAACGTGCACGCGCTGCTCCACTTTCTGCTGCTGAGCGTGTTCTGTGATAAGCTGTGGGAGTACCTGCGCATGATCCAGTACGCCGGGTACGTGGCGCTGCTCGTGATCATCAGCTTCGCCGAGATGCATCTGCTCGGCGTGCAGACGTTCATCTACAAATCGCTCACGGTCAACAATACCTCGTTGTGA